A region of the Mytilus edulis chromosome 11, xbMytEdul2.2, whole genome shotgun sequence genome:
TGTTAAAGGACGTACcacatttttactttaaatttaggGATAActgtaaattgtaaaacaaacaaaaaatgtaaaatgaaggATGAGCTGATAATTTTTATGTGATGTGTTTGACGGTTGATGCTTTGTTGACATGTCTATTTCAGTGTTTAAGATAATAAttcaatgttgactgctatatctggttttttttcacatgtttacatattatatctgtttgttttgttaacacatcgctgtcaatataatgaaatgttatgcAACTGTTTTATAAgtaagaggttaagctagctaaaaaccaggttcaatccaccattttccacatcACAAAATGCCTGTACCCAGGAGTGTGAcagttattatttgtttttttgatgtgtttgtgcttcttttttgtcttttgtttgaggactttctgtttagaatttttcttggagttcgacATTTTGAGTTATTTTACGTTGACGTATTTCATACATTAAGAACTGTCGTTTTAAAATAACTCCAGTATTTCACAATATTAGGGTAACTATCATTCGATACATTTTTGATAACAtcaataaagaaacaaaaaagaaaaaaaaaccagtatgtCTACCGCAAAAAAACGAATACTTTGATGACATAAAGTTTCTTACCTATTTGAACTGGAGTCATATTACTAGATATGGGATTTGCTTGTGCCATCGCTAAGCCTGGAGACATCATTCCACCCATGCCACCCAGAGCGGACGCACTATTTCCTGTGCCAGTCAATCCTGCGCCAGTCAGTCCAGTGCCAGTCATTCCTATCAACCCAGTACTACTAGTACCAGTACCAGGGCTTTGGAAAGTAAATTTACTACCGCCAGAGTGTGCAGCTGCCGTTTTCGAAAAGGCGTCTGAAATATAAACGAAATTATCTGTTCAATCTTACTCTTCAATACAtgatcattaaaatatatattcgcAATACAACTGTTCATCTTTTATTGGACAACTGTTTCGTCgatgtttatattttcaaatttatatttgattttcataattTGGTTGTCACTATAAAAGCGGTCATGtaaacatatttaataaaagaaaaactcaTGCAGATGCTCAGTGTTTGTATTACTTTACGACGGTACCGACTGACGAAAATGCATTTGTTATGCATTGTGAAACATATATTGAAATTTACTTAGTTGAGAATgtttacaaatttgaaaaaaggtttttatatatatttatattggaGCACAATGCTcaagcaaaataaaaatatataagcaTACTAAGTTATATATTATAAGATCGGTAAATTAAGCATGATGAATCACTGTTCATTAATACAATGATACTAGTACATACCAATCGTACAAGAACACTTATACTGGTATACACCAAAATATCCgtacatatacaaatatacataaacacataaaataaacaaacaagtgTATATGGATTAACAACATTTACATTAAATCAGTGACCTTAACCCAGCGGTTCCAGGACAAGTTGCATTCTTACACAGTGATTTACTGTATGTACTGTAATTTCCTACCAAAACTATTCTACATTTTTCGTCTTGCATCTTGCATGtaagactttgaataaaatgtttattctgataaaataattttaaatattttcaatagaagcaaaaaattacattttttatatcaaaagttAATTGAATATCGGTATGAGCAATGCAACCTATTAAACTTCAAAGAATTCAGATGTTGAATTAACCGATGAGAAATTGTCAGTGAAATCATGTGAACTAAATGTGTTATAAGTTCCTGCTCCATTTATTTAATTAATCATCCCTCTCATTTTAGGACATAATCAAAGGTTATCAAATGTTACACAGGCACAAAGTCAAACATTATATATCCAAATTAGACAAAAGGGAAAAACCCAAAGTATACAAAGGATCAGAGGTGCTTGCTCTAGTAATGGTAGCTTGccttatatatttttatagatatcatACAATCTCAACCCCATGTATACCAGTTTTCCCTAAAACAAAAACAGTCTATTTACATTATTAGTTAGATacatggagatgtggtatgagtgccaatgagacaactctccattcaagtaacaatttgtaaaagtaaaccattatagatcaaggtacggtcttcaacacggagcattggctcacaccgcacagcaagctatacagggcccaaacaattactagtgttaaaccattcaaacgggaaaaccaatggtctaatctatataaaaacaagagacGAGAAAAACGTACGAattacataaacagacgacaactactgtacatcagggcGCAAGTTCCATAACAGGAAAGTCGCCTCTCGAAAAAAAGAAAGAtccgattcctgacttaggacagatgaaaacatttgcagcgagattaaacgttttaatggtaccaaaccgtCTCCCTTTCCTTAAATAATAGTATTGACATTATTACATGATTATGTAAGTGCTATCCTTACCAAATGCTGAAGTTGTTGGAAGGGGTGTTGGTGGTTGTAATGGCGGTGCTGGAGTTGACACTGATTTTCTTTGTCTATTTGGAGGACTAGGATCGTTCATCAATAATTTCTTCAGTAACCAATCAGGAATAACTTGTGATCCCATTGCTGCATTGTTATTGGTAGGCATTGATGGTTTCTTGTTGGGCATTCGAGATGTTGCAGCTGGTGATGTTCTTCGACCTGTGTAAAGTAAAGTAGGTTTTCTTTAATCAGTGTACATTATTCCAAATACTCTTCAGCAGTGAAAACGTCTATActacatattcatatattttcaaggACCGTCCGTAAAGTTTCACAAGTAACGAgcttatttaatgaaatatacatataaacaggTTTACTGTTTATAATGTTTGTTCACATTGGGACAGCGCATGTTTAATGTGAAAATGTTTTCTAGGAGGTTTATAAATTTGGATTCATCAATATTCGATGGTTCccattttttgtggattttggtGGGTTTATGTGAACCACAATTTCGATTTAGTGAGTTTCTATAAGCTCAGACATTGGCAAAACAACGAAATAAAATTTTCACGAAACACGATATTCAAACCATCGACGAAAATTGGTGACCGGGGAAACATATATTATTCCACGTAAGTGAACTCATagtagataccaggattaaattttgtaacatatattggaatactgtggattcattcattttcgtgggtatcaatttttatggaaggctgaaaacttgcatattcgtggatatttgattttatcGTTTTGCCAGTCTCTGTATACAaggcctattgaaaatatgtcatTCGTTAAACATTGAATTCGGGGTTCCCCTTttcccacgaaacccacgaacattgctatccaacgaatattaatgaatccacagtaggaAACAAAGGATAGTACACTGATGACGTGACATACTTATATATACGAAGGGAATACGGAAAATGAGAAATGCTACGGAAACGCTAACTACACATGTATAGACATCACACTTTTATCAAAAACTACACATGTATAGACATCACACTTTTATCAAAAACTACACATGTATAGACCTCACACTCTTATCAAAAACTACACATTGATCATATAACTACACAGATAGCAGCATATTCAGCCGATTGTGAATAAGAAAACAGTGTGCATTATATATAGGactaaatgaaacaaaacacTACAAGGGAATACAAAggaatatggaaaaaaaaattattttaaaattaaaaccatATACATTTAAACACAGAATATACAGGATacatattattacaaaaaaatattttaattagtttCAAGCAAGACATATAAATGCAGTAACAATGTACTAAATAGCTAATATCTACATACTGATATATGTTTTTACACACTATAATGAAACGTTGCCGTACATCTTATAGATAAAAGGCTAAGGCTTAATATTTCCCTTCctccaatttataaaaatataatttgaaccGGATTTAATTCCCTCTGGAAATCCATTGATTTAGATAGAAGACTAAatgaaatattacatgtattacttttAGTTCAATTTGCCGCATTAAAACAAAACCACGTAAATCTTTAATCACGAATTTGAAGTATTACTTGTAATTTTGCACTTTCGTAAGTAGCGAgatattatcaaatacaaaatttgaaaaaatagaaatCTCTAATATAATGTGTTTATGAAAATAGTGTGCAATAAAGCTTAGATTTGACATACTAAAAAGTTTCACGTGTTTTATTCAATACATTTAAgcttttctctttatttattcACACAAACTTCAGGGTTTGTCCAATTTTCCTCAAAACTTGTGTGTATGCAATATGTAACATTGCTTAAAACATGTTGAACATAACCATCCAAACGTcaatatcaaatcaaataaacaaggttaaccattacaaaaaaaatattgtctcCCTTTCCATCAACACATAAAGTTTTATATGACAAATTATAGTttatatgaatacatgtatatatacgagAGCGAATATTGTATGGTTACACACAGATCAATTAACCATGACCTATTTGACAAATTATAGTTtgtatgaatacatgtatatatacgagAGTGAATATTATATGGTTATACACAGTTCAATTTACCTTGACTTTGCCGATGCCAAGGATTGGGTCCATGGCCTGCACTCCTCTTTTTCAAACCAAATAGGCCCATCCCTATAGTTTGAAAAGCACTTAATCGTCATTCAGTTGACCATTTCAGAATataaagaatcatgggtaatttcattgttcgtaccccaaaatgaaaataacgtcacgtcattggttaaatttcaatTGTGTATGACATctttaaccaatcacgacgttttggtgtacacttttgaaaatattacccaggattcATTAGATTCTTAAACGGCGTATAACACACTAATATATaattctttttaacttttattgacatttatcttAACTTTTGCAATCAATTTAAAATGTTGAGACCTTAAGTGAAATGATGTTTCTTTATGTTTGAGTTTGATAGTTAGCATGGTTTAAATTAACGAAAGATAGTTATAACATCAAAAGAAAACtattaatattaaataacaaaatgtcTAGAACTTGATTTGATATGAGAAAACATTATCTTTTTTAATAAGAAACTACATGTAATTGAAGTCCATAATTCAAAGTATTTAGTAAAGTATGTTTAGACTTCTACCAATATGTTCTCTCTATTTAACATAATAAGGTTAAATATACTACGTGGACGGttattttacagacaaaaacagTAGATTAGAAGATTAGAAACGACTTGGATAATAAGTTAATTAATTGATATAAGTTATAATTAATTAACTCAGGATTAAATGACAAACATTTACACAGATTATTAACTCGTTAGAGGAAAAGTACAAGTTAGTAATATAGATCCTGGAAAACAATTGTCGCGTGTAGTCGAAAATTATATACTCATATAAAGAGAAATCAGGAATTTTTCAAACGGCaaaaaaacaatgacaaaaacaaaaacaaaatataacatctAGATTACAGAcaaaaacacttttgaaataacCAATTGTTTCTATCAAACGATCAATTACTGATACCCATGATACCACTTCGAGGCAAAGAAAAGTTCATTATATATATCACAGCATGTTATTTGCGTCTTCTGTATTTTGGATTTTTTACgtatatttcatataatatttttatatgctcaatgttgaaggttaTACTTCCGTGTGCTTGTAGAGGATAATAATACAAAACAATTGAAGTTAACTTAAACAACGATGTTGGTTCATTTTCCATTTGCAATAGATCATAATTCAATGCATTGACTTCTAATTTAAATCGTACTATGCGTCTTCGTGATTACAACGAAAAAATGGCATGTAAAACGTGACATATTTGTATACATAAGATCATAATTTTTGTATAAGTATCCATTTTTTAGAAGACCGTCGAATAACGCAGCATGTATTGTAAAGTATAAGTTAGTTTAAGTAgattaaaaactaaaatattgaaaaattataaaaagttgcTTGTTGGAAAAAAGTCTCAAGgtggaaacaaaattaaaaaaagcacATTTTTGGTTTGCTATTTTTTTGTCTAGTTTTtggataaaacatgttttttacaTTTAAGATTGAATGGAACGTGCTAGAAATTACCTGAGTGAACAATCTTTTTTATTACACTTGGTTAATATGTGTTGCTTCAATCCTACTTTGCAATCTCATCttaatttttcaagttttatgtAATAAAGGCATATATTTTTCGGTTACGTTATTTTGTGATCAACTGTTAGGTAATATAAGTTAACCACTGAAGAATTGAACATGCTAATATGTTTCGTTTTTTACTATGAGGATTTAAGGCTCCATGTTAACTTAAATGCAAGAGATTACAACTGAATTAACTCCGGAACACGCAATATTcgaatgcaccatattatagtttgCCAGAATGTTAGGAATTCCAATTTAAGAGAAAGACAATTTGCATTCATATCTCTAACTGTCAACGTGtgtccttttttatatataagagttatttccTGATTGCAGATGCAGTTTTGACCTTTTAGTCTATCAATGTCAAAGATAGACACCCCCCAGTGAACATATTTATCCTTTATAGAACTCTTTCTTACGAtaactatatttgaaaatgatagaTTAATTGGTAGTGTTAATGCCATTTCAAACATTATTGGCTATATCGTAACGGTTAATTCCAATTGTTCAAAAGTAATAAACCTTAGAGACCATAAAAACACTGTTCGAAATGGAAGAAAAAACTCATGTATAACAAAAAGTACACACGTAAGTTGAAAAGAGAAATGGACTATTTGTTTACCTCTTCTACCACCCATCATTCCTATAAAACAATTGGAACATCATGTGATTGAAACTATTTACTTATTATACACTCTTATTAAACCATTTACAAATTCACGAAGAAAAAACAAATCTACATTGACTTGTGTTTAGAATTATTTGAGATGAATTTCGAAAACGGacaatttataaaacataaaattattgCTATTTTCTCAGATTGAAAGTTCCTAttacaataaaaattgaatttaaagaTCACATTCTTCATCCAGAAGATAAAAATTTAGGTAATGATACACCTCATTGAAGAACGtacgtttatatattttttacatttgtttatttatataacattgttcTTTTTCTAGctttacataaatatatttatcaatatgCGTTCATTTATACAACATTGTTTCTCTTTCCAGCTTTACATATGTATATCTATTGATATGTGTTTATTTATACAACATTGTTTCTCTTTCCTACTCAACATATGTacatttattgatatttgttcaTTTATACAACCTTGGTTCTATTTTCTGCTTTACATTTGcatatttatagatttttattCATTAATACTACATTGTTTCTTTCTTTCCAGCTTTCTATATATATGGAAggttttttatcaagttttttttaagtagaATATAAAACAggtcaaaacaaaatgatatcgACTTTATATTTGAATACGAAAAGTTGttgtatttcttatattttagTAGTATTATTTCTACCGTATCTATGACGACCTACCTCGTCCTTGCAAacctaaattttataaaacatcctaattttttacaaataataacaGCTAATTTTTACTTTAAAGGTATACCATTGTTCATACTACTAAAATCATAACAATTCCACTGTTTTTACTTGAACAAAAAAACATTTGCCAACTAAAAATTCATTTTCTGTCATACATGAAAAGTATAAATAAGTCTATATTTAATTCCTTAaacataaatgaaattaaaacatcGATTTGTGTATCACTTGTTTCATTTCgaaatgttatgaaaaaaatacattaatgtATATtgcaaataaagaaataacattcACTTTGAATTTAATGTATAGTAATGGGACAGACTTCGGTCAAGGGACATAACACTTCACAATCATAAGCGTTTGTATCAACCCATTGTCATGTATGTTTTTTAAGCTTCTTAGTAAACAAGATTATTTTAATTATCTTTGACATATAATGCTTACATCATTGATGAATCTGactattaaaaatatttaaccaATGAAAAGACTTGAATCTGACTATTACAAATTGTAAAGCAATGAAAAGTGTTATCTCGGTAAACGAAAGTTAACCCTGTTAACATAGTAGTATAAATGTTATATATGGttattacacatatatatatatattggtataCCTCTTTGAACTGGCGTATCTGGAATGTATATTATATTGGTAAACACAGTGTTGTTTTTTGAATACAGAAgttatatatgcacatagttaaAAGAACATGTTTTCAAAGGTCTTTATTTGAACCTGGTAACATAATTGCTCATTtctataaaacaagaatgtgtccccagtacacatgTGCCCCatccatactatcattttctatgttcagtgaaaatagggggaaatctctaatttgacattaaaatcatatcataggaaacatgtgtactaagtttcaagttgattggactttaacttcatcaaaaactacctctaccaaaaacttcaaccaaaactttaacttgaagcgggacagacggacgacggacgaacgaacggacgcacagaccagaaacataatgcccataaatggggcataacaaacTTTGTATAGGTGAACACGTGGTAAACACGTAAAAGTCATAACATGAAGTAATACGACTAGTATCGATAAAATTACACATGAGTGAGAATAGCACAGTGAAGCAACAGCAGTAATAAGGAGAAGaaaaatagagagaaaaaaatatttttccctCTTCAGTTGTTTTTTTCCACAGTATTCAACACAACCGCATGATGGAAACTTTCCAATTAAAGAAGCAACAATCAAAATATATAgcctcatataaaaaaaaaatagttgctaTCTCATCTCTTCAGTTGTATTCTTTTCACAGTATTCAACACAACCACATGATGAAAACTTTGCGATTACTAAAGCTAGAATGAAAATGTGTAGTCTCATATTAAAAGAGCTACAATGAAAATAAGACCCATGATAGAGAAAGAGTAAATGTTCTTACCTGGAGGTTCTGCTCCACCGCCCATTAATGCTGCAATAATAAAATA
Encoded here:
- the LOC139496271 gene encoding uncharacterized protein isoform X6: MGSMEMQMMAALMGGGAEPPDTPVQRGLQGRGMMGGRRGMGLFGLKKRSAGHGPNPWHRQSQGRRTSPAATSRMPNKKPSMPTNNNAAMGSQVIPDWLLKKLLMNDPSPPNRQRKSVSTPAPPLQPPTPLPTTSAFDAFSKTAAAHSGGSKFTFQSPGTGTSSTGLIGMTGTGLTGAGLTGTGNSASALGGMGGMMSPGLAMAQANPISSNMTPVQIETMFTAIGMIPDQIRDISGGVHGLATMLPEDIKIRAIQMRAMGSTPDQIADILGDVMQARRARMMPMGVVG
- the LOC139496271 gene encoding PE-PGRS family protein PE_PGRS3-like isoform X3 gives rise to the protein MGGGQGGGNEMSNLMSAMSGMGGGMGAGGGMSDMASLMAAMSGGGGTGAGTGQMSPMDMMNLMNAMETTGSSGNSKNSSTDMASFLGNGAGMGSAGGMGSGMGSMEMQMMAALMGGGAEPPDTPVQRGMGLFGLKKRSAGHGPNPWHRQSQGRRTSPAATSRMPNKKPSMPTNNNAAMGSQVIPDWLLKKLLMNDPSPPNRQRKSVSTPAPPLQPPTPLPTTSAFDAFSKTAAAHSGGSKFTFQSPGTGTSSTGLIGMTGTGLTGAGLTGTGNSASALGGMGGMMSPGLAMAQANPISSNMTPVQIETMFTAIGMIPDQIRDISGGVHGLATMLPEDIKIRAIQMRAMGSTPDQIADILGDVMQARRARMMPMGVVG
- the LOC139496271 gene encoding PE-PGRS family protein PE_PGRS3-like isoform X2 — translated: MGGGQGGGNEMSNLMSAMSGMGGGMGAGGGMSDMASLMAAMSGGGGTGAGTGQMSPMDMMNLMNAMETTGSSGNSKNSSTDMASFLGNGAGMGSAGGMGSGMGSMEMQMMAALMGGGAEPPDTPVQRGMMGGRRGMGLFGLKKRSAGHGPNPWHRQSQGRRTSPAATSRMPNKKPSMPTNNNAAMGSQVIPDWLLKKLLMNDPSPPNRQRKSVSTPAPPLQPPTPLPTTSAFDAFSKTAAAHSGGSKFTFQSPGTGTSSTGLIGMTGTGLTGAGLTGTGNSASALGGMGGMMSPGLAMAQANPISSNMTPVQIETMFTAIGMIPDQIRDISGGVHGLATMLPEDIKIRAIQMRAMGSTPDQIADILGDVMQARRARMMPMGVVG
- the LOC139496271 gene encoding PE-PGRS family protein PE_PGRS3-like isoform X1, which gives rise to MGGGQGGGNEMSNLMSAMSGMGGGMGAGGGMSDMASLMAAMSGGGGTGAGTGQMSPMDMMNLMNAMETTGSSGNSKNSSTDMASFLGNGAGMGSAGGMGSGMGSMEMQMMAALMGGGAEPPDTPVQRGLQGRGMMGGRRGMGLFGLKKRSAGHGPNPWHRQSQGRRTSPAATSRMPNKKPSMPTNNNAAMGSQVIPDWLLKKLLMNDPSPPNRQRKSVSTPAPPLQPPTPLPTTSAFDAFSKTAAAHSGGSKFTFQSPGTGTSSTGLIGMTGTGLTGAGLTGTGNSASALGGMGGMMSPGLAMAQANPISSNMTPVQIETMFTAIGMIPDQIRDISGGVHGLATMLPEDIKIRAIQMRAMGSTPDQIADILGDVMQARRARMMPMGVVG